In one Balneolales bacterium ANBcel1 genomic region, the following are encoded:
- a CDS encoding Fic family protein, protein MPKQRDQLRDKAVSVVRAAAALGALVHPELRKRLGKLTDFVSCYYSNVMEGRQLHPKYIEQAFQGEFQSDAEKRSLQLLSRAHVKIRQFLDQKLVDEPGRNICNDDFVAGLHAGYFRRVPKEFREFRDPDSGKFVRIAPGEQRTNSNGGTGESEKRIHDTVTHGTGNTEISEAQRPAGKQDARSDTGIVKDSSKLTLHQFSDIFNSASFHGADILIAAAASHYHFMRMRPFAGGNGQIARFVSHAWLKQAQADAGGLWTISRGLARNREAYMDFFGNEAQYAGEQPTDPGQTNSSKTTRQRESLCRVTDFCHFYLNVCLDEIRFVHRLLDSDALLPRMHKYVSLRSAGMVDQPELRDEARFALEAVMLRGAVPRGEMTRITGLGERTARNMISRLLDEGLLESDSHRAPLRLGIPIHAAGWWFPGLYPEGML, encoded by the coding sequence ATGCCGAAGCAGCGTGATCAGCTGCGCGACAAGGCCGTGTCTGTTGTCAGGGCAGCGGCGGCGCTTGGGGCCCTTGTGCACCCGGAGTTGCGGAAGCGTCTCGGGAAGTTGACAGACTTTGTAAGCTGCTACTATTCCAATGTGATGGAGGGCCGCCAGCTGCATCCGAAATATATCGAGCAGGCATTTCAGGGTGAGTTTCAGAGTGACGCGGAGAAAAGGAGCCTGCAGCTTCTCAGCAGGGCACATGTCAAAATCCGGCAATTTCTGGATCAGAAGCTTGTGGATGAACCAGGACGCAATATCTGCAACGATGATTTCGTGGCAGGACTGCATGCCGGATATTTCAGGAGGGTTCCGAAAGAGTTCCGGGAATTCAGGGATCCCGACAGCGGAAAGTTTGTTCGTATTGCCCCCGGCGAACAGCGGACAAATTCGAACGGTGGAACAGGCGAATCGGAAAAAAGGATTCATGACACAGTTACGCATGGAACCGGGAACACCGAAATATCAGAAGCGCAGCGGCCTGCCGGTAAACAGGATGCACGGTCTGATACAGGGATTGTCAAGGATTCTTCAAAGTTGACCTTACATCAGTTCTCTGACATTTTTAATAGCGCGTCATTTCACGGAGCCGATATCCTGATTGCCGCTGCTGCTTCACACTATCATTTTATGCGAATGCGCCCATTTGCCGGTGGTAATGGCCAAATAGCCCGTTTTGTAAGTCATGCCTGGCTGAAACAGGCACAGGCGGATGCCGGCGGACTCTGGACGATTTCTCGCGGACTGGCGCGAAACCGGGAAGCGTATATGGACTTCTTCGGTAATGAAGCGCAATATGCCGGAGAACAACCCACAGATCCGGGTCAGACTAATTCATCCAAAACAACCCGCCAGCGGGAGTCGCTTTGCAGGGTGACAGATTTTTGTCATTTTTATCTAAATGTATGTCTTGATGAGATCCGGTTCGTGCACCGGCTGCTGGATTCCGATGCGCTGCTTCCCAGAATGCACAAGTATGTGTCTTTGCGCTCTGCCGGGATGGTTGATCAACCGGAGCTCCGGGATGAAGCCAGATTTGCTTTGGAAGCCGTCATGCTGCGTGGAGCTGTTCCCCGTGGAGAAATGACGCGCATCACGGGCCTGGGTGAGCGCACGGCGAGAAACATGATCAGCCGTCTGCTGGACGAAGGGCTCCTCGAATCGGACAGCCACAGGGCTCCGCTCAGGCTCGGCATCCCCATTCATGCAGCCGGATGGTGGTTTCCCGGTTTATATCCGGAAGGTATGCTCTGA